In bacterium, the genomic stretch CTCGCGTGAAAGCGAGGTGAAAGCCTTGGCCGGCAAGGGCCTGGAGTACAACCAGGCCGTGGTGCGCTGGGCCCTGACCAACGAGGATATCAGCTCGGTCTGCTGCGCCGTGCGCTCGTTCGACGACGTGAACAACTATTCCGACGCGGTGGGCAAGGAGCTTTCGTTCCAGGACCGGGACCTGCTGGAGATTTACCGCGCTGCGGTGGAGAACAGCTACTGCCGCTACTGCGGCGCCTGCGCCGCCCAGTGTCCGAACGGGGTGGATGTCGCCAGCGTGATGCGCTACCAGATGTATTTCCGCTACTATGGGTTCGAGAAAGAGGCCATGGCCCGCTACTCCGCTCTGGACGAGGGCGTCCGCCCGCTGGCTTGCGCCGGCTGCGACGCTCCCTGCCAGACAGCCTGCCCGCATGGCCTGGCCACCCGCGAGAACCTGCTGGCTGCGCGCGAGATGCTTTCTGCCTGAGGTTGAGGCGGTTCGGGACAATGAAGCTTTTTGAGCCGGGGTGGGCCGTGGGGCCTGCCCCGTCTTGTTTTATAGGCTGAAAGCATAGCTCCCCGGCCGTTAAATCTTTTTCCGGCAAGACCTTGAAAAACCCGCCCGGCCCGACATACAATTAATTGAGGCCCCGCGGCGGCAGTTGTCCGCACCTGCACGGAGCGCCGCCGCCTGTCCCCGCTGGATCTTCCTGTTTCCCACGCCGCCTTTCACCTTTGCACGGGAGGTGAGGCAAATGAAAGCCGCACTGCTGTTCACCGGGGGAGCGCCCCTGGTGATCCTGACATCCCACCAGTCACTCACCGACCAGGGCCTGCTGGACAAGCTCGCCGCCAAGGGGATCGAGAAATTCCTCGCTTTCGAGATCCCGCTGGACCAGGCGCGCCAGCGCTACGGTGGCCATTTCGACGTGGTGCTGCGCGACCTGCGCGAGAGCGATGATCTGCGGGTCCTGGACTACAACGGCCAGCGGGCGTTCCGCCTGTTCCGGTTCGATGAGTTCGGCGAGCCGGTGATGCACGAGGCGGTGGCCGCGCCGGCCTGAACCGCGGGAGGGCCGCGACGATGACTCTGTCCAGGAAACTGATCGAACGTCTGAACCACGAGGGCGTTGAGTACGACATTCTGCCGCACAATGTCACCTATACGGCCCAGGAA encodes the following:
- a CDS encoding cytosolic protein, whose product is MKAALLFTGGAPLVILTSHQSLTDQGLLDKLAAKGIEKFLAFEIPLDQARQRYGGHFDVVLRDLRESDDLRVLDYNGQRAFRLFRFDEFGEPVMHEAVAAPA